A part of Synergistales bacterium genomic DNA contains:
- a CDS encoding FAD-binding oxidoreductase, with protein sequence MAQGTADVAVIGGGVHGCATAYHLAEKGMKVVLFEREYLSSGASGRSAAGIRMQFGTEVNCRLAKYNVDLFSHLQEDLGYEADLEFDPSGYLWVAYSDSQLEQLKKNVALQNSIGAPSEVLDVEGISEVAPWLNTEGMVGASWCHRDGHINPHRLNFAYADAAKRLGVDVRTYTTVTGLTTSHDGARVTGVQTTAGDWDVKAVVCAAGPWTVELAKQVGLDIPVTPERHQILITEAVERMQHPMTLCLDDGSYFKQCPNGTFMLGWGNPHEKKDTSYEVSWDFLEQVSRRVLAKMPVLSGVRVVRQWTGPYDLTPDQQAILGPTPVDGFYVDCGWSGHGLQFAPSAGRVLAEMIAGEEPFMDVHCFRYTRFEDEDLFFEPACI encoded by the coding sequence ATGGCTCAAGGAACCGCTGACGTTGCTGTGATCGGCGGAGGTGTGCATGGGTGTGCCACGGCCTATCATCTGGCGGAAAAGGGGATGAAGGTGGTCCTCTTCGAACGGGAGTATCTCTCCTCGGGCGCCTCCGGGCGGAGCGCGGCGGGGATACGGATGCAGTTCGGCACGGAGGTGAACTGCCGCCTCGCCAAGTACAATGTGGATCTCTTTTCGCATCTTCAGGAGGACCTGGGCTACGAGGCCGATCTGGAATTCGATCCCTCCGGCTATCTCTGGGTCGCCTACTCGGATTCCCAGCTGGAGCAGCTGAAGAAGAACGTGGCGCTCCAGAACAGCATCGGTGCGCCCTCGGAGGTGCTCGATGTGGAGGGCATCAGCGAGGTGGCCCCCTGGCTCAACACCGAGGGGATGGTCGGCGCGAGCTGGTGCCACCGCGACGGGCACATCAATCCCCATCGGCTGAATTTCGCCTACGCCGACGCCGCGAAGCGTCTCGGCGTGGATGTCCGTACCTACACCACCGTGACCGGACTGACCACGAGCCACGACGGGGCGCGGGTGACGGGTGTCCAGACGACGGCCGGCGACTGGGATGTCAAGGCTGTGGTCTGCGCCGCCGGTCCCTGGACGGTGGAGCTGGCCAAACAGGTGGGGCTCGATATCCCCGTCACGCCGGAGCGGCACCAGATTCTCATCACCGAGGCGGTGGAGCGGATGCAGCACCCCATGACGCTCTGCCTCGACGACGGCAGCTACTTCAAGCAGTGCCCCAACGGCACCTTCATGCTCGGCTGGGGGAATCCCCACGAGAAGAAGGACACCAGCTACGAGGTCTCCTGGGACTTCCTCGAGCAGGTCTCCAGACGGGTGCTGGCCAAGATGCCGGTGCTCTCGGGCGTGCGGGTGGTGCGGCAGTGGACGGGGCCCTACGACCTCACGCCGGACCAGCAGGCCATTCTCGGCCCCACGCCGGTGGACGGGTTCTACGTGGACTGCGGCTGGAGCGGCCATGGTCTGCAGTTCGCCCCCTCGGCGGGGCGCGTCCTGGCCGAGATGATCGCCGGCGAGGAGCCCTTCATGGATGTCCACTGCTTCCGCTACACCAGGTTCGAGGATGAGGATCTCTTCTTCGAGCCGGCCTGCATCTGA
- a CDS encoding cupin domain-containing protein, whose translation MIRHADELAAERRDDVRGGSGSGLYHVALAKEESPREGRFKMVAKIDLEPGASVGEHLHASDEEVYYILSGSGVFLEDGTEHALRPGDVTVTRSGGRHGIRAGDEGLSFLAVIAE comes from the coding sequence ATGATCAGACATGCCGACGAACTGGCGGCGGAGCGGCGCGATGATGTGAGAGGCGGCTCGGGCAGCGGCCTCTACCATGTGGCGCTGGCGAAGGAGGAATCCCCCCGGGAGGGGCGGTTCAAGATGGTGGCGAAGATCGACCTCGAACCGGGCGCATCGGTGGGGGAGCATCTGCACGCCTCCGACGAGGAGGTCTACTATATCCTCTCGGGGAGCGGTGTCTTCCTGGAGGACGGAACGGAGCATGCCCTGCGGCCGGGCGATGTCACCGTAACCCGCAGCGGCGGGCGGCACGGCATCCGTGCCGGTGACGAGGGGCTCTCCTTTCTGGCGGTCATCGCCGAGTAA